The Sulfitobacter donghicola DSW-25 = KCTC 12864 = JCM 14565 genome has a segment encoding these proteins:
- a CDS encoding FAD-dependent oxidoreductase — MVATRYQTAFKLYPYKKVEAQDGAAVRHPVVIVGGGPIGLALALDLGLKGTPALVLDDHDGAGLGSKAICFAKRTLDIANRMGAGQAMVDKGVVWNVGKVFHDDRKVFDFNLLPEDGHRNPAFINLQQPYFEKYFVDAITDAQAKGAPIEIRGRNCVTAVENHGDFSTLTVDTPDGPYQIEADYLIACDGARSPIRDMMGLTFDGRVFEDNFLIADVHMKADFPTERWFWFEPPFKGSGQSALLHKQPDDIWRIDFQLGWDIDRDHELDPDRIRARVDAMLASQAGEVPQYELEWTSIYTFQCRRMEKFRHGNVIFAGDSAHQVSPFGARGANSGVQDTDNLAWKLDLVLKGLADDSLLDTYATEREHGADENILNSTRATDFLTPKSEVSKSFRNAVLELANKHAFARPLVNSGRLSVPCNYVGFPLFGEDALNGPEATQPGMTCPDAPFGDSFVLEHLGGGFTVLAIGCAATDVDAHGITAKALNIPSPSGALKSRYLGGAAQAVYLIRPDQHVVARWANFDAGAIAAAIQTAIGKG; from the coding sequence ATGGTTGCAACACGGTATCAAACCGCTTTCAAACTTTACCCCTACAAAAAGGTAGAGGCCCAAGACGGCGCAGCAGTTCGCCATCCCGTTGTGATTGTTGGTGGCGGCCCTATTGGCCTCGCGCTGGCGCTTGATCTGGGGCTAAAGGGCACGCCTGCGCTGGTGCTGGATGACCATGACGGCGCGGGCCTTGGATCGAAGGCGATCTGTTTTGCCAAACGCACCCTAGACATTGCCAACCGCATGGGGGCGGGTCAGGCGATGGTGGACAAAGGTGTTGTCTGGAACGTCGGCAAAGTTTTTCATGATGACCGTAAGGTGTTTGATTTCAATCTTCTGCCAGAAGACGGCCACCGCAACCCCGCCTTTATCAACCTTCAGCAGCCCTATTTTGAAAAATACTTTGTTGATGCGATCACTGACGCACAGGCAAAAGGCGCGCCAATCGAAATTCGGGGCCGCAACTGTGTTACTGCCGTTGAGAACCATGGCGATTTTAGCACCCTCACAGTTGACACACCTGACGGCCCTTATCAGATCGAGGCCGACTATCTCATCGCTTGTGACGGCGCGCGTTCACCGATCCGCGACATGATGGGCCTTACCTTTGACGGGCGGGTGTTTGAGGACAACTTCCTCATCGCTGACGTCCATATGAAGGCCGACTTCCCCACCGAACGCTGGTTCTGGTTCGAGCCCCCCTTCAAGGGCAGCGGCCAATCCGCCCTGCTGCACAAACAACCCGACGACATCTGGCGCATCGACTTTCAGCTTGGCTGGGACATTGACCGCGATCACGAGCTAGACCCAGACCGCATTCGCGCCCGCGTCGACGCGATGCTGGCCTCTCAGGCTGGCGAAGTCCCGCAATACGAGTTGGAGTGGACATCCATCTATACCTTCCAATGCCGCAGGATGGAAAAGTTCCGCCATGGCAATGTGATCTTTGCAGGCGATAGCGCGCATCAGGTTTCCCCCTTTGGGGCGCGCGGCGCGAACTCAGGCGTGCAAGACACAGATAACCTCGCTTGGAAATTGGATTTGGTTCTGAAAGGTTTGGCTGACGATAGTCTCCTGGACACCTATGCCACCGAACGCGAGCATGGTGCGGATGAGAACATCCTCAACTCAACCCGCGCGACCGATTTCCTGACACCGAAATCTGAGGTCTCAAAATCCTTCCGCAACGCGGTACTAGAGCTGGCCAACAAGCACGCCTTTGCACGTCCTTTGGTAAACTCTGGCCGCTTGTCGGTGCCTTGTAACTATGTCGGTTTTCCACTGTTTGGAGAGGACGCCCTGAACGGGCCTGAAGCCACTCAACCCGGCATGACATGCCCCGACGCGCCTTTTGGCGACAGTTTTGTTCTAGAACATCTTGGCGGAGGATTTACCGTATTGGCAATCGGATGCGCAGCCACAGATGTAGACGCCCACGGCATCACAGCCAAGGCCCTGAACATCCCAAGCCCCTCGGGCGCCCTCAAATCACGCTATTTGGGCGGTGCTGCGCAGGCCGTTTACCTCATTCGCCCTGACCAACATGTGGTCGCCCGCTGGGCCAACTTTGACGCAGGCGCAATTGCCGCTGCAATCCAAACCGCAATCGGAAAGGGCTGA
- a CDS encoding sulfatase family protein, translating to MKKKPNFLYIMTDQHRADWLGCMGHPVVKTPHIDALAASGTVFDDFHVATPVCMPNRASFMTGRMPSLHGLRHNGCTLPMRANTFVDVLAAGGYRTASIGKSHLQPFLAQSSGRPDDPEERMIQEAWKPEEGNFDQEQPDNYDDDLLYEVKTPYYGFQHVETVTRHGDKCGGHYEQWFRQNCPDWQAKHDPSNELPHDYSCPQAYRTPIPEEYYPTSWIGDRGVEYLKSKADQDDPFFAFVSFPDPHHPFNPPGKYWDMYSPDQFDPDLPYSAHKNPSPPMEFLTKRWQNGEGPELPQIAFRTDRHHIQEAMALTAGMITMIDDQVGKLVAALKETDQYENTVIIFNSDHGDYLGDFDLLFKGALPMRSVTRVPMIWSDAGQDTIARTDAMANTLDISASILERAGLAPYNGIQGESFLECLHANTAHRPDLFLEYNDSGSRLGFQPPARVRSLRNKEWRFTTYQTEDWGELYDLVNDPRETTNLWDDPAYRDIKASLSLRMIDHLTDQMDKSPLATKRA from the coding sequence GTGAAAAAGAAACCAAATTTTCTCTATATCATGACGGATCAGCACCGTGCTGACTGGTTAGGCTGTATGGGGCATCCTGTGGTGAAAACACCCCATATTGATGCGCTTGCCGCGAGCGGAACGGTGTTTGACGATTTTCACGTGGCAACGCCAGTTTGTATGCCGAACCGAGCGTCGTTTATGACAGGGCGAATGCCCAGTTTGCACGGGCTGCGCCACAATGGCTGCACGTTACCAATGCGGGCGAACACCTTTGTGGATGTGTTGGCAGCGGGCGGCTATCGCACGGCGAGTATTGGCAAAAGCCACCTGCAACCTTTCTTGGCGCAATCCAGCGGGCGGCCTGATGACCCAGAGGAAAGGATGATCCAAGAGGCATGGAAACCCGAAGAGGGGAACTTTGATCAGGAGCAGCCAGACAATTATGATGATGATCTGCTTTATGAGGTGAAAACCCCCTATTACGGCTTTCAACATGTGGAAACAGTCACCCGTCATGGTGACAAATGCGGTGGCCATTACGAGCAGTGGTTTCGCCAAAACTGCCCTGATTGGCAGGCGAAACATGACCCCTCAAACGAATTGCCCCATGATTATAGCTGCCCTCAGGCATATCGCACTCCGATCCCCGAAGAATATTATCCAACGAGTTGGATTGGTGATCGTGGTGTCGAATACCTAAAGTCGAAAGCGGATCAGGATGATCCGTTCTTTGCTTTTGTGTCCTTTCCAGATCCTCACCATCCCTTTAATCCTCCGGGTAAATATTGGGATATGTATTCCCCAGATCAGTTTGACCCCGATCTTCCCTATTCGGCTCATAAAAACCCGTCCCCGCCGATGGAGTTTTTGACAAAGCGCTGGCAAAACGGAGAGGGGCCAGAGCTGCCGCAAATTGCATTCCGTACAGACCGGCACCACATCCAAGAGGCAATGGCCCTGACTGCAGGCATGATCACGATGATCGACGATCAGGTCGGAAAACTGGTCGCTGCGTTGAAAGAGACAGACCAATACGAAAACACGGTCATCATCTTTAATTCCGATCATGGGGATTACTTGGGCGACTTTGATTTGCTTTTCAAAGGGGCCTTGCCAATGCGGTCGGTCACACGGGTGCCGATGATCTGGTCAGACGCGGGCCAAGATACAATCGCGCGTACCGATGCGATGGCCAACACATTGGATATATCGGCAAGCATTCTGGAACGCGCAGGTCTTGCGCCATATAATGGTATCCAAGGGGAAAGCTTTTTGGAGTGTTTGCACGCAAACACAGCGCACCGGCCGGATTTGTTTCTGGAATATAACGACAGCGGTTCGCGGTTGGGGTTCCAGCCACCTGCGCGGGTGCGTTCGCTAAGGAATAAAGAATGGCGCTTCACCACCTATCAAACCGAAGATTGGGGCGAGTTGTATGATCTGGTCAATGATCCGCGTGAGACAACCAATCTATGGGATGATCCCGCCTATCGGGATATCAAGGCATCCTTGTCCTTAAGGATGATTGATCACCTGACTGATCAAATGGATAAAAGCCCGCTTGCCACCAAACGGGCCTGA
- a CDS encoding DUF2783 domain-containing protein, producing MLNLTPNIPDPDGFYQELIAAHEGMTKEQSDAFNARLILTLANHIGDRDVISQALEAAK from the coding sequence ATGCTGAACCTAACCCCGAACATCCCCGACCCTGACGGCTTTTACCAAGAGCTGATTGCCGCCCATGAGGGTATGACCAAAGAGCAAAGCGATGCGTTTAACGCGCGGCTGATCCTCACGCTGGCCAATCACATCGGGGATCGAGACGTAATTTCCCAAGCCCTAGAAGCCGCGAAATGA
- the maiA gene encoding maleylacetoacetate isomerase — protein sequence MSEVVLWDYPKSSASYRLRIALNMAGIDYRIETVDLLAKDHLGAEHLARNPQGFVPVLDIDGHRLTQSLAILEYLDQTRNLGLLPNDPFERARQKALAHAIAVDLHPVCNLSVASFATKGEEPARTNWMRHFIAPRMAAFEALLDGFEQSPYCCGDQPSLADIVLMPQIYNAKRWGADYASCKRIIGVEAACAQHPAFMAAHPDR from the coding sequence ATGAGCGAAGTCGTTCTGTGGGATTACCCCAAGTCATCCGCCAGCTACCGCCTTCGGATCGCATTGAATATGGCGGGCATTGATTATCGGATCGAGACTGTCGACCTATTGGCAAAAGACCACCTAGGGGCGGAACACCTAGCGCGCAATCCACAAGGTTTTGTGCCTGTGCTGGATATCGACGGTCACCGCCTAACGCAGTCCTTGGCAATCCTCGAATACCTCGATCAAACGCGAAACTTGGGCCTGCTGCCAAACGATCCCTTTGAACGTGCTCGCCAAAAGGCCCTTGCCCATGCAATCGCCGTTGATCTGCACCCCGTGTGCAACTTGTCCGTCGCCAGCTTTGCCACCAAGGGTGAAGAGCCTGCGCGCACCAATTGGATGCGCCATTTCATCGCGCCGCGCATGGCCGCCTTTGAGGCGCTTCTCGATGGATTTGAACAATCGCCCTATTGTTGCGGCGATCAGCCGAGTTTGGCGGACATCGTTCTGATGCCTCAGATTTATAACGCCAAACGCTGGGGGGCTGATTATGCCTCTTGCAAGAGGATTATTGGCGTTGAGGCTGCTTGTGCGCAACATCCGGCGTTCATGGCCGCGCATCCCGATCGGTAA
- a CDS encoding imelysin family protein, translating to MIRSILAVVATLAATACWAQEGSAYNEELGLPYWAPGRGEVDHEALRRRSLAVLEGQYSAFAGATKDFAEATQDYCNAEISREEIINGFENVWLTWAPLDSYQFGPAEQSGAVLSINFWPDKKNFVGRALKSIMAQPSVAQRSGQAVASGSAAGQGLPAIERLLFTDIPTCPAIIGVSAVLHQTAEQLYDDWFDVDGWADLIRAAGPENPVYLSNEEFTKTLYTALDFGLIRISEQRLGRPMGTYDRTFPKRAEAWRSGLTGRIVSAQLNGFAQMIRSGFAGDLRDPDRAWILELVGQAEGRLAEIPVSISEAVKTPQGRFRVELLQTKIDEIRHALAEDIGPGLGVDTGFSPADGD from the coding sequence ATGATCCGATCTATCCTAGCTGTTGTTGCGACTTTGGCAGCTACCGCGTGTTGGGCGCAGGAAGGTAGCGCGTATAACGAAGAGCTTGGCCTGCCGTATTGGGCGCCGGGGCGGGGTGAGGTAGACCACGAGGCCCTGCGCCGCCGTTCGCTGGCGGTGTTAGAGGGGCAGTATTCTGCTTTTGCAGGGGCAACGAAAGACTTCGCAGAGGCAACACAGGATTATTGCAACGCTGAGATATCTCGCGAAGAAATTATTAATGGGTTTGAAAACGTCTGGCTGACATGGGCGCCGCTGGATAGTTACCAATTCGGCCCTGCCGAGCAAAGCGGCGCGGTTCTTTCGATTAACTTTTGGCCCGACAAAAAGAACTTTGTGGGCCGCGCGTTGAAAAGCATCATGGCGCAACCCTCTGTGGCCCAACGATCTGGACAGGCCGTGGCCTCAGGATCGGCCGCTGGCCAAGGGTTGCCCGCAATCGAGCGCCTTTTGTTTACGGATATCCCCACGTGCCCTGCTATCATTGGGGTTTCTGCGGTTTTGCATCAAACGGCAGAGCAGCTTTATGATGATTGGTTTGACGTGGATGGTTGGGCTGATCTTATCCGTGCTGCGGGGCCGGAAAATCCTGTGTACCTATCCAACGAGGAGTTTACCAAGACCCTTTATACCGCGTTGGATTTCGGCCTGATCCGCATTTCCGAACAACGATTGGGGCGCCCGATGGGCACGTATGACCGGACCTTCCCCAAACGTGCAGAGGCGTGGCGCTCTGGACTGACGGGAAGGATCGTTTCGGCCCAGCTGAACGGGTTTGCCCAGATGATCCGTTCGGGTTTTGCCGGAGATTTGCGAGATCCTGATCGGGCTTGGATTTTGGAACTGGTCGGGCAAGCCGAAGGCCGTCTGGCGGAAATTCCTGTTTCGATTTCCGAAGCTGTGAAAACACCGCAAGGCCGTTTTCGGGTTGAGCTATTGCAGACCAAGATAGATGAAATCCGCCACGCGCTGGCCGAAGATATTGGCCCTGGATTAGGGGTTGATACGGGCTTTAGTCCAGCAGACGGGGATTAA
- a CDS encoding DUF1513 domain-containing protein, with protein MVAGLTWADVGAPSFLTAAIDRNNNAWLIGLSGTGDKLFQLPLPSRGHAAAAHPTQPVAVAFARRPGRFAIIVDCTSGQEVARLNAPNGLHFYGHGAFSADGNLLLTTENAYEEGVGRIGVWDVQGGCKRIGELPSGGVGPHEIIRLNNGSFAVANGGILTHPDSGRSKLNLPTMRSNLTYLSAQGAIEAIIEPPEEFRQNSIRHIDANADQSIAIALQWQGDPRKNVPVAALAKPDGSLAFLDHPDTARLKHYGGSVAMSSGGEAFYVTGPKGNWVLTFDVATGAPIAGFEVPLASGVAALDAGVAMTSKSGLSYLEGGQLRSVETGGDMTWDNHLVRLTHL; from the coding sequence ATGGTTGCGGGGCTGACATGGGCCGATGTCGGCGCGCCGTCGTTTCTGACAGCTGCGATAGATCGCAATAACAACGCATGGCTGATCGGGCTCTCTGGGACAGGTGATAAGCTGTTCCAATTGCCGCTTCCTTCGCGGGGGCATGCCGCCGCTGCTCATCCGACACAGCCAGTCGCCGTTGCCTTTGCGCGCCGTCCAGGGCGGTTTGCGATCATCGTCGATTGCACATCAGGCCAAGAGGTTGCGCGGCTTAACGCGCCAAACGGGCTGCATTTTTACGGACATGGTGCGTTTTCGGCAGATGGTAATCTGTTGCTGACCACCGAGAACGCCTATGAGGAAGGCGTTGGGCGCATCGGTGTTTGGGATGTGCAGGGCGGATGCAAACGAATTGGTGAACTGCCCTCTGGTGGGGTTGGCCCGCATGAGATCATTCGCCTGAACAATGGAAGCTTTGCCGTTGCAAACGGCGGAATACTGACCCACCCAGACAGCGGCCGCAGCAAGCTAAACCTGCCCACAATGCGCTCAAATCTAACCTATCTAAGTGCCCAAGGCGCGATAGAGGCGATCATCGAGCCACCAGAAGAATTCAGGCAAAACTCAATTCGCCATATTGATGCGAACGCGGATCAAAGCATTGCGATCGCGCTACAGTGGCAGGGGGATCCGCGCAAAAACGTACCAGTTGCGGCATTGGCAAAACCGGATGGATCGTTGGCGTTTCTCGATCACCCCGATACGGCCCGTCTAAAGCATTATGGCGGATCGGTTGCGATGTCGTCAGGTGGTGAGGCTTTCTATGTGACAGGCCCCAAGGGCAATTGGGTTTTGACCTTTGATGTGGCAACGGGTGCGCCGATTGCGGGGTTTGAGGTTCCGTTGGCCAGCGGTGTTGCGGCATTAGACGCTGGCGTGGCCATGACCTCAAAATCAGGGTTATCCTATCTGGAGGGCGGGCAGCTTCGCAGCGTTGAAACTGGCGGTGATATGACGTGGGATAATCACTTGGTCCGCTTGACGCATCTATAG